One stretch of Croceibacterium atlanticum DNA includes these proteins:
- the hpf gene encoding ribosome hibernation-promoting factor, HPF/YfiA family: protein MEIRVSGHQMETGSALQEHASDRLNGICEKYFSKALSSSVTFGKAPSAAFACDIVLHVNHGLILKSHGEAHDAHLAFDQAADKIEKQLRRYKRRLKDRHEQAQHAVKLEEAAYTVFAMEQPESEEEELPDAPPIIAETRIDVPEVSVSDAVMLLDLRHTNALFFKNAGTGRHNMVYRREDGSIGWVEPS, encoded by the coding sequence ATGGAAATTCGCGTCTCCGGCCATCAGATGGAAACCGGCTCGGCCCTGCAGGAACACGCAAGCGATCGCTTGAACGGGATATGCGAGAAATATTTCAGCAAGGCGCTCTCCTCCTCCGTCACTTTCGGCAAGGCGCCTTCGGCCGCATTCGCATGTGATATTGTGCTGCATGTGAATCATGGCCTGATCCTGAAAAGCCATGGGGAAGCACATGATGCGCATCTGGCTTTCGACCAGGCCGCAGATAAGATCGAAAAACAGCTCCGCCGTTACAAGCGCCGGCTGAAGGATCGCCACGAACAGGCGCAACATGCGGTCAAACTGGAAGAGGCCGCCTATACTGTCTTCGCTATGGAACAGCCGGAGAGTGAGGAAGAGGAACTTCCCGACGCTCCGCCGATCATCGCCGAAACACGTATCGATGTTCCGGAAGTCAGCGTTTCAGATGCAGTGATGCTTCTCGATCTGAGACATACGAACGCTTTATTCTTCAAAAATGCTGGAACTGGCCGTCATAATATGG
- a CDS encoding CopD family protein yields the protein MTYLWLKAGHIIFVIFWMAGLFMLPRLFVYHQESGPDSPENAQWIDRERKLLKIILLPSIIAVWAFGLALAFTLDAWSQGWLHAKLLLVLILSAYHGYLSAYAKKLARGERPLTGKALRMLNEVPGIAVALIVVLVIVKPF from the coding sequence ATGACTTATCTGTGGCTCAAGGCCGGCCATATCATTTTCGTGATCTTCTGGATGGCCGGGCTGTTCATGCTCCCGCGGCTGTTCGTCTATCATCAGGAATCCGGGCCAGACTCTCCGGAGAATGCCCAATGGATTGATCGTGAACGGAAACTGCTCAAGATCATCCTGCTGCCATCCATCATCGCGGTCTGGGCTTTCGGGCTGGCCTTGGCCTTTACGCTTGATGCCTGGAGCCAGGGCTGGCTGCACGCCAAACTGCTGCTGGTACTCATTCTATCGGCCTATCACGGCTATCTTTCAGCCTATGCGAAGAAGCTCGCACGGGGCGAAAGGCCGCTTACGGGCAAGGCGCTGCGCATGCTGAACGAAGTGCCCGGAATCGCGGTTGCGCTGATCGTCGTGCTGGTGATCGTAAAACCCTTCTGA
- the aroE gene encoding shikimate dehydrogenase, with amino-acid sequence MSIYAEVIGDPIAQSKSPAIHNFWIDRLGLDAKYRACHVKPDGLAAYLAERRADPDWRGCNVTMPHKQAVIPLLDRMDPLAETIGAVNTIIREDDGTLTGFNTDAGGFLEPLRPVLARKHLFRMARVLGTGGAARAIIAALAREHFVIVLAGRNPAKARALLDELDPMGEHHAIDLDHFADITEFTFDDREGCCDLIVNASPLGMEGQPPLPFDFSHAPPGSIIYDIVTHPLDTPLLTAAREKGFETLDGLNMLIGQAAEAFERFFGAVPPREDDDAELRAILTS; translated from the coding sequence ATGAGCATCTATGCCGAAGTGATCGGCGATCCGATCGCACAGTCCAAATCGCCTGCGATTCATAATTTCTGGATCGACCGGCTGGGTCTGGACGCTAAATATCGGGCCTGCCACGTGAAGCCCGATGGACTTGCCGCCTATCTGGCGGAACGGCGTGCCGATCCGGATTGGCGCGGTTGCAATGTCACCATGCCCCATAAACAGGCAGTGATCCCCCTGCTCGATCGCATGGATCCGCTGGCCGAAACAATCGGCGCGGTAAACACGATTATCCGCGAAGACGACGGCACGCTGACCGGGTTCAACACCGATGCGGGCGGGTTCCTCGAACCGTTGCGCCCGGTGCTCGCACGGAAGCATCTTTTCCGCATGGCCCGGGTGTTGGGAACCGGCGGCGCGGCCCGGGCCATCATTGCCGCGCTGGCGCGGGAACATTTCGTCATCGTGCTGGCAGGGCGCAATCCGGCCAAGGCCAGGGCGCTGCTGGATGAACTGGATCCGATGGGCGAACATCACGCCATCGATCTGGACCATTTCGCCGACATCACCGAATTCACTTTCGATGATCGCGAAGGTTGCTGCGATCTGATCGTGAATGCCAGCCCGCTCGGCATGGAAGGCCAGCCCCCTCTGCCCTTCGATTTCAGCCACGCCCCGCCTGGCAGTATCATCTATGACATCGTCACCCATCCGCTGGACACGCCGCTCCTGACCGCAGCTCGGGAGAAAGGCTTTGAAACGCTGGACGGGCTGAACATGCTGATCGGCCAGGCTGCCGAAGCGTTTGAAAGGTTTTTTGGCGCAGTACCGCCGCGTGAAGATGACGATGCGGAATTGCGGGCGATCCTGACATCATGA
- a CDS encoding dienelactone hydrolase family protein, translated as MSETISISTLEGDSSFSAYCAKPAGEPRAAIIVIQEIFGVNAGIRRKCDRLAEDGYLAIAPDLFWRIEPGVELDPDIEAEFKRALDLMGKFNQDQGVRDIEATIKHIREHMGCAKIGAVGYCLGGRLAFMTAARTDSDATVGYYAVGVDNLLREARAISNPLMLHIPTKDGFVPPEVQEKMHEGLDGHDKVTLHDYEGLDHGFATEFGKRRNEEAANLADSRTAEFFARNLG; from the coding sequence ATGAGCGAGACAATCAGCATTTCCACCCTGGAAGGCGATAGCAGCTTTTCCGCCTATTGCGCGAAACCCGCCGGGGAGCCACGCGCAGCCATCATCGTGATCCAGGAAATCTTTGGCGTGAACGCCGGAATCCGCCGCAAATGCGACAGGCTGGCAGAGGATGGCTATCTCGCCATTGCCCCGGATCTGTTCTGGCGCATCGAACCGGGGGTAGAACTCGATCCCGATATCGAAGCTGAATTCAAGCGCGCCCTCGATCTGATGGGCAAGTTCAATCAGGATCAGGGCGTCCGCGATATCGAAGCCACTATCAAACATATCCGCGAACATATGGGCTGCGCAAAGATTGGCGCGGTCGGTTATTGCCTTGGCGGGCGCCTCGCCTTCATGACTGCTGCCCGCACGGATTCAGATGCAACCGTGGGCTATTACGCAGTCGGCGTGGATAACCTGCTCCGCGAAGCCAGGGCGATATCAAACCCGCTGATGCTGCATATCCCCACCAAGGACGGCTTCGTTCCGCCCGAAGTGCAGGAGAAAATGCATGAAGGGCTGGACGGCCATGACAAGGTTACGCTGCATGATTACGAAGGCCTCGATCACGGCTTCGCCACCGAATTCGGCAAGAGACGGAACGAGGAAGCAGCCAATCTGGCAGACAGCCGGACGGCGGAATTCTTTGCCAGGAATCTCGGCTGA
- a CDS encoding DUF6489 family protein — protein MKVNIEIDCSPEEARRFMGLPDVEKANAVYVDAISKAMQGVSNVDQLEEYARQLAPMGQMGLKVFQNFMEGARNASTQKSADDTKQGK, from the coding sequence ATGAAGGTCAATATCGAAATCGATTGCTCGCCGGAAGAAGCTCGCCGCTTCATGGGCCTGCCCGATGTCGAGAAGGCGAATGCCGTCTATGTGGATGCGATTTCCAAGGCGATGCAGGGCGTTTCCAATGTCGATCAGCTGGAAGAATATGCCAGGCAGTTGGCGCCCATGGGCCAGATGGGGCTGAAGGTCTTCCAGAACTTCATGGAAGGCGCGCGAAATGCCTCTACGCAGAAGAGCGCAGACGACACGAAGCAGGGCAAGTAA
- the hemE gene encoding uroporphyrinogen decarboxylase: MPGLLLDTLRGKQGGRKPVWLMRQAGRYLPEYRALRAEKGGFLELVYDSEAAAEITLQPIRRFGFDGAILFSDILIVPHALGQDLQFLAGEGPHLSPPLVDAALDSLEAVPERFDPIYRTVQLVREQLGPDTTMLGFAGSPWTVATYMIAGQGSRDQHLARAMAYRDPQAVQAILDKVIEVTVEYLAGQIEAGAEAVQLFDSWAGSLAPDQFERWVIAPNARIVAAIGERFPDVPVIGFPKGSGEKLPAYARETGVDAVGVDETVDPVWAARELPDGMPVQGNFDPLLLLAGGEALEQRARHILDAFAGRPHVFNLGHGIDKETPIAHVERLLSVIRES, translated from the coding sequence ATGCCTGGTCTTCTCCTCGATACTCTGCGTGGCAAACAAGGCGGCCGGAAGCCGGTCTGGCTCATGCGTCAGGCCGGGCGGTATCTGCCCGAATATCGCGCCTTGCGGGCGGAAAAGGGAGGGTTTCTGGAACTTGTCTATGACAGCGAGGCTGCGGCCGAAATCACGTTGCAACCGATCCGCCGGTTCGGTTTCGATGGCGCGATCCTGTTTTCCGACATTCTGATCGTTCCCCATGCGCTGGGCCAGGATCTGCAATTCCTGGCGGGCGAAGGGCCCCATCTCTCGCCGCCCCTGGTGGATGCGGCGCTGGATTCGCTGGAGGCGGTGCCTGAACGGTTCGATCCCATCTACCGGACTGTCCAGCTCGTGCGGGAACAGCTCGGTCCGGATACGACCATGCTGGGCTTTGCCGGCAGCCCGTGGACCGTGGCGACATACATGATCGCGGGGCAGGGCAGCCGTGACCAGCATCTCGCTCGCGCCATGGCCTATCGCGATCCACAAGCGGTGCAGGCGATCCTGGACAAGGTGATCGAAGTCACGGTGGAATATCTCGCTGGCCAGATCGAAGCAGGTGCGGAAGCCGTGCAATTGTTCGACAGCTGGGCCGGCAGCCTGGCACCGGACCAGTTCGAACGCTGGGTCATTGCGCCCAATGCGCGGATTGTTGCTGCGATTGGTGAACGTTTCCCCGATGTGCCGGTGATCGGTTTTCCCAAGGGATCGGGGGAGAAACTGCCCGCTTATGCAAGGGAAACCGGCGTTGATGCGGTCGGGGTGGATGAAACCGTCGATCCTGTCTGGGCAGCCAGGGAACTGCCCGATGGCATGCCGGTGCAGGGCAATTTCGATCCGCTGTTGCTGCTGGCCGGCGGCGAGGCGCTGGAGCAGCGGGCGCGGCACATACTGGATGCGTTTGCCGGGCGGCCGCATGTGTTCAATCTTGGCCATGGGATCGACAAGGAAACGCCGATCGCCCATGTCGAACGCCTTCTTTCCGTAATTCGCGAAAGTTGA
- a CDS encoding pyruvate, water dikinase regulatory protein, protein MALLHLHLLSDSTGETLEMIAKAALAQFDDAEVIRHFWPMVRSRQHLDRIMEELASNPGLVLFTLVNDETRRLLEERCRTLGLPHVAALDAVTAALEDRLGQQAKGRPGRQHALDDAYFARVDAIQFTIAHDDGIGWEDWEEADILLAGVSRSSKTPTSIYLANRGYKVANIPLVMESPPPPSLFELRHPLVVGLTTAPARLVQIRRNRLLSLNQETQTAYVDEEKVETEVAFARRMFADNGWPVIDVTRRSIEESAAAIIRLYNQRKERGRDRPPQVGIKPI, encoded by the coding sequence ATGGCTTTGCTGCATCTTCATCTCCTCTCGGACTCGACCGGCGAAACGCTCGAGATGATCGCCAAGGCGGCGCTCGCGCAGTTCGATGATGCCGAGGTTATTCGCCATTTCTGGCCGATGGTCCGGTCGCGTCAACATCTCGACCGGATCATGGAAGAGCTTGCCTCCAATCCCGGCCTGGTCCTGTTTACCCTGGTGAATGACGAGACGCGCCGCCTGCTGGAGGAACGTTGCCGCACGCTTGGCCTGCCGCATGTGGCGGCACTGGATGCGGTGACTGCCGCGCTCGAGGATCGGCTTGGCCAGCAGGCCAAGGGTCGGCCGGGACGTCAGCACGCTCTGGACGATGCCTATTTCGCGCGCGTCGATGCGATTCAGTTCACTATCGCCCATGATGACGGGATCGGGTGGGAGGATTGGGAAGAGGCCGATATCCTCCTGGCCGGCGTGTCCCGCAGTTCCAAGACGCCGACCAGCATCTATCTGGCCAATCGCGGATACAAGGTGGCGAATATTCCGCTGGTAATGGAAAGCCCGCCTCCGCCTTCCCTGTTCGAATTGCGCCATCCACTCGTGGTCGGCCTCACCACCGCTCCGGCGCGGCTGGTGCAGATCCGGCGCAATCGCCTGCTTTCGCTGAATCAGGAAACGCAGACCGCCTATGTGGATGAAGAAAAGGTGGAAACCGAAGTGGCCTTTGCCCGTCGCATGTTCGCCGATAATGGCTGGCCGGTGATCGACGTCACCCGCCGTTCGATCGAAGAAAGCGCCGCGGCGATCATTCGCCTGTACAATCAACGCAAGGAACGCGGCCGGGATCGTCCGCCGCAGGTCGGAATCAAGCCGATATGA
- the dnaQ gene encoding DNA polymerase III subunit epsilon, which yields MREIVFDTETTGLDPRTGDRMVEIGCIELVNRISTGRNFHAYFNPQRSMPFEAERVHGLGDAFLADKPLFGDKVQELLDFIEDSPLVAHNAQFDFGFLNFELVACGHPEVSTDRMVDTLVLARRRHPGAKHTLDALCSRYGVDRSHRVLHGALLDAELLAQVYVELCGGRQIGLELGASATAVAADLVAQENTAPVTVRREFRPPRPHCASAEELARHAEFLETIESPLWHR from the coding sequence ATGCGTGAAATTGTCTTCGATACGGAAACCACTGGCCTCGATCCCAGGACCGGTGATCGGATGGTGGAAATCGGCTGCATCGAACTGGTCAATCGCATCTCCACCGGGCGCAATTTCCATGCCTATTTCAATCCCCAGCGCAGCATGCCCTTCGAAGCGGAACGCGTGCACGGACTGGGGGATGCATTCCTGGCGGACAAGCCGCTTTTTGGCGACAAGGTTCAGGAATTGCTCGATTTTATAGAGGATTCGCCACTGGTTGCGCATAATGCGCAATTCGATTTCGGCTTCCTCAATTTCGAACTGGTCGCCTGCGGCCATCCCGAAGTCAGCACGGATCGCATGGTCGATACGCTGGTTCTCGCCCGGCGGCGCCATCCCGGTGCCAAGCACACGCTCGATGCCCTGTGTTCACGCTATGGCGTCGATCGCAGCCACCGTGTCCTGCACGGCGCTCTGCTCGATGCTGAATTGCTTGCCCAGGTCTATGTCGAACTATGCGGTGGGCGGCAGATCGGCCTTGAACTCGGTGCATCGGCCACGGCTGTCGCGGCCGATCTGGTTGCCCAGGAAAACACCGCTCCGGTCACGGTCCGGCGTGAATTCCGCCCGCCCCGCCCCCATTGCGCTAGCGCGGAAGAGCTGGCGCGGCATGCGGAGTTTCTGGAAACAATCGAATCACCGCTGTGGCACCGTTGA
- a CDS encoding Maf family protein, protein MILQAEQAPLILASRSASRQNMLETAGVHFVSRPAEIDERSLEAELQGETPATIALALAEAKARAVDAPGELVLGSDSLVVVDGRRFDKPVDRDMAADHLRFFSGRIMQLHSAAALARDGAIIWRHSAMAQLHIRDLSEDFIAAYLDAEWPEVGYCVGVFRIEGLGVQLFDRVEGDYFTILGMPLLPVLGALREFGKLQA, encoded by the coding sequence ATGATTTTGCAGGCCGAACAGGCCCCCCTCATCCTCGCATCGCGCAGCGCATCCCGGCAGAATATGCTGGAAACTGCCGGAGTGCATTTTGTCTCCCGCCCGGCGGAAATCGACGAACGATCGCTGGAAGCGGAATTGCAGGGCGAGACACCCGCCACGATTGCCCTCGCCCTTGCCGAGGCCAAGGCGCGTGCCGTGGATGCGCCCGGAGAGCTTGTACTGGGCAGCGATTCCCTTGTGGTCGTCGATGGCAGGCGGTTCGACAAGCCGGTGGACCGGGACATGGCGGCGGACCATCTCCGGTTCTTTTCCGGGCGCATCATGCAGCTTCATTCTGCCGCGGCGCTGGCGCGCGACGGTGCAATCATCTGGCGTCACTCCGCCATGGCACAGCTTCATATTCGTGATTTGTCGGAGGATTTTATCGCAGCCTATCTCGATGCGGAGTGGCCGGAAGTCGGTTATTGCGTCGGCGTGTTCCGGATAGAGGGTCTAGGCGTGCAATTATTCGATCGGGTGGAAGGCGATTATTTCACCATTCTGGGAATGCCGCTTCTGCCGGTCCTGGGTGCTCTGCGCGAATTTGGAAAGCTCCAGGCATGA
- the mnmE gene encoding tRNA uridine-5-carboxymethylaminomethyl(34) synthesis GTPase MnmE: protein MMDTIFALSSGAPPAGIGVIRVSGPEAGRALESLAGTVPPERRARMASLRDTDGSVLDQALVLWFPGPNTATGEDLAEFHLHGGRAVIAAVENALGRISGLRRAQAGEFTRRAFANGRIDLAEAEGLGDLLSAETELQRRAAMGMAGGLLSRKVESWRAQLLILSAQIESGLDFDDEDDVTVLPATFTQEISELTHDLQEALAAPSAELMREGFRVALAGPPNAGKSTLFNALVESEAAITAPLAGTTRDVLTRPVSMEGIPFTFVDMAGLRTGSSDSVEVIGIERAEAEIARADLVLWLGPEGEGPAGAWELDAQCDRQDRIGKKAPDFTLSALTGEGLTALKRAIVEEARGKMPAPGETALNRRQRDLLADALDSLSQASEQSDPLILAENFRQARTSFDRLIGRTSTEDVLDALFGRFCIGK, encoded by the coding sequence ATTATGGATACGATTTTCGCCCTGTCCAGCGGGGCGCCCCCGGCCGGAATCGGTGTCATTCGCGTCAGCGGCCCCGAAGCGGGAAGGGCGCTTGAATCGCTAGCCGGAACTGTTCCGCCGGAACGGCGCGCAAGAATGGCAAGCTTGCGGGATACGGATGGCTCCGTTCTCGATCAGGCGCTCGTGCTGTGGTTTCCGGGCCCGAATACGGCCACGGGGGAGGATCTTGCCGAATTCCACCTGCATGGTGGCCGGGCTGTCATTGCTGCGGTTGAGAATGCGCTCGGCCGGATATCGGGCCTGCGCCGGGCACAGGCGGGGGAGTTCACCCGGCGGGCCTTTGCCAATGGCCGGATCGATCTGGCCGAAGCGGAAGGGCTTGGCGATTTGCTTTCGGCCGAGACGGAGCTTCAGCGGCGCGCCGCAATGGGAATGGCGGGTGGTCTCCTTTCACGCAAGGTCGAGAGCTGGCGCGCACAATTGCTGATTCTGTCCGCGCAGATCGAAAGCGGCCTGGATTTTGACGATGAGGATGATGTCACCGTCCTTCCTGCCACATTTACGCAGGAAATCAGTGAATTAACGCATGATTTGCAGGAAGCGCTGGCTGCGCCCAGTGCTGAACTGATGCGTGAAGGGTTTCGCGTTGCGCTGGCGGGACCGCCCAATGCGGGGAAGTCGACCCTTTTCAACGCCCTGGTAGAAAGTGAGGCCGCGATTACGGCCCCGCTTGCCGGCACGACACGCGATGTCCTTACCCGGCCGGTGTCGATGGAAGGAATCCCCTTCACCTTTGTCGACATGGCCGGATTGCGGACCGGCAGCAGCGATAGTGTCGAGGTGATCGGCATCGAGCGGGCCGAAGCGGAAATCGCCCGTGCGGATCTGGTCCTGTGGCTGGGGCCGGAAGGTGAAGGCCCTGCTGGTGCGTGGGAGCTGGATGCGCAATGTGATCGTCAGGATCGTATTGGCAAGAAGGCGCCGGATTTCACACTGTCTGCCCTGACCGGGGAGGGGCTGACAGCGCTGAAGCGCGCAATTGTTGAAGAGGCGCGTGGGAAGATGCCAGCGCCGGGCGAGACGGCGCTGAACCGCCGGCAGCGCGACTTGTTGGCTGATGCGTTGGACTCACTGTCACAGGCAAGCGAGCAATCAGATCCGCTGATTCTTGCCGAGAATTTCCGTCAGGCCAGGACCAGCTTTGATCGGCTGATTGGCCGGACTTCGACCGAGGATGTTCTCGATGCCCTGTTCGGGCGGTTCTGTATCGGGAAGTGA
- the coaE gene encoding dephospho-CoA kinase (Dephospho-CoA kinase (CoaE) performs the final step in coenzyme A biosynthesis.), with protein sequence MSHPHVLGLTGSIGMGKSTVAAMFADLGVPVFDADAEVRRMQGPNGALLPAIEQGFPGTTGPGGLDREALGNAVFEDGEALSRLEAIVHPAVRQRREEFLIEHAGASLVVFDIPLLFEKGGAEETDSILVVSAPAAVQRERVLSRPGMTADRFARILALQMPDAEKRARADHVIDTGCSLAETRAAVAALVDRLTG encoded by the coding sequence ATGAGCCATCCGCATGTCCTCGGCCTCACCGGCTCGATCGGCATGGGTAAATCCACCGTGGCCGCCATGTTCGCCGATCTTGGTGTGCCGGTTTTCGATGCCGACGCCGAGGTGCGGCGCATGCAGGGGCCGAATGGCGCCTTGTTGCCGGCCATCGAACAGGGCTTTCCCGGCACGACCGGCCCAGGGGGGCTCGACCGGGAAGCTCTCGGCAATGCTGTTTTCGAAGATGGGGAAGCGCTGTCGCGGCTGGAAGCCATAGTGCATCCGGCCGTTCGCCAGCGGAGGGAGGAATTCCTGATCGAACATGCGGGGGCCAGTCTGGTCGTATTCGATATTCCCCTGTTGTTTGAAAAAGGCGGTGCGGAGGAAACCGATTCAATTCTGGTCGTCTCCGCCCCTGCGGCGGTTCAGCGTGAAAGAGTCCTCTCCCGCCCCGGCATGACGGCAGATCGTTTCGCCCGGATTCTCGCCCTGCAGATGCCGGATGCCGAAAAACGTGCCCGCGCCGATCACGTGATCGACACCGGATGCAGCCTTGCCGAAACGCGCGCCGCCGTGGCCGCCCTGGTGGACAGGCTGACGGGCTGA
- the rho gene encoding transcription termination factor Rho, whose amino-acid sequence MHLKELKRRTPAELVSMAEEFGVEGASTMRRQDLMFAILKEVADEGEEILGIGTIEVLQDGFGFLRSPEANYLAGPDDIYVSPNQVRKLGLRTGDTVEGEIRAPRDGERYFALTKLLKVNFDDPDAVRHRTNFDNLTPLYPEQRLNLDTSDPTVKDKSARVIDLIAPQGKGQRALIVAPPRTGKTVLLQNVAKAITDNHPEVFLLVLLVDERPEEVTDMQRSVNGEVISSTFDEPAQRHVQVAEMVIEKAKRLVEHKKDVVILLDSITRLGRAYNTVVPSSGKVLTGGVDANALQRPKRFFGAARNIEEGGSLSIIATALIDTGSRMDEVIFEEFKGTGNSEIVLDRKVADKRIFPALDVGKSGTRKEELLVGKDQLSKMWVLRRILMQMGTIDAMEFLLDKMKDSKTNEDFFATMNQ is encoded by the coding sequence ATGCATTTGAAAGAACTCAAGAGAAGGACGCCGGCCGAACTCGTTTCCATGGCCGAGGAATTTGGTGTCGAAGGCGCGAGCACCATGCGCCGGCAGGATCTGATGTTCGCCATCCTCAAGGAAGTGGCGGATGAAGGAGAGGAAATTCTCGGAATCGGCACGATCGAGGTGTTGCAGGATGGCTTCGGTTTCCTGCGCAGCCCCGAAGCGAATTACCTCGCCGGTCCGGACGATATCTATGTTTCGCCGAACCAGGTCCGTAAATTGGGTCTGCGCACTGGCGACACGGTAGAAGGTGAAATCCGCGCCCCGCGTGATGGAGAGCGCTATTTTGCCCTGACGAAGCTGTTGAAGGTCAATTTTGACGATCCGGATGCAGTTCGCCACCGGACCAATTTTGACAATCTGACGCCGCTCTATCCCGAACAGCGCCTCAATCTCGATACGAGCGATCCGACGGTGAAGGACAAGTCCGCGCGGGTCATCGATCTGATCGCGCCGCAGGGCAAAGGCCAGCGCGCGCTGATCGTCGCGCCGCCGCGCACCGGTAAGACGGTGCTGCTGCAGAATGTCGCCAAGGCGATCACGGATAATCATCCGGAAGTCTTCCTGCTGGTGCTGCTGGTTGACGAACGACCGGAAGAAGTGACCGACATGCAGCGCAGCGTTAATGGCGAGGTGATTTCCTCGACCTTTGACGAGCCGGCGCAGCGACACGTGCAAGTAGCTGAAATGGTTATCGAAAAGGCCAAACGCCTGGTCGAGCACAAGAAGGATGTGGTGATCCTGCTGGATTCCATCACCCGTCTTGGCCGCGCCTACAACACGGTCGTGCCGAGTTCCGGCAAGGTGCTGACCGGCGGTGTTGACGCCAATGCTCTGCAGCGTCCGAAACGCTTCTTCGGTGCCGCCCGCAATATCGAGGAAGGCGGTTCGCTGTCGATCATTGCGACCGCTCTGATCGATACGGGCAGCCGTATGGACGAGGTGATTTTCGAAGAATTCAAGGGCACGGGTAACAGCGAAATCGTGCTCGACCGCAAAGTTGCGGACAAGCGCATCTTCCCGGCGCTGGATGTCGGCAAGAGCGGCACCCGCAAGGAAGAATTGCTGGTCGGCAAGGATCAGCTTTCCAAGATGTGGGTCCTGCGCCGTATCCTGATGCAGATGGGCACGATCGACGCGATGGAATTCCTGCTCGACAAGATGAAGGATTCCAAGACCAACGAAGATTTCTTCGCGACGATGAACCAGTAA